AGAAAGAGGCCAATAAGATACAACAGCACTCCCGCCATGCATAATTTCCATCCTATTCTTTATATACACTGtccaatatttttttagaaagcaaaatgTATATTGATTAAAGAAGGTACATGTACAAAGCCCTTCTCAAAAAGGAAGCATGTTCCAGCAAAACAATAACAGCCCAAAGACACTAGATTAGAACAGCCAAAACACGCAAAAATAAAGAGAGAAAGCAAGCCCCAATATACATTGTCCAATATAGTAAATAACGGTTTCCCCGTACACTGTCCACCGTAGTAAACTGTTGAACTTTCTGTTGACACAGTTGTCAACTTGTTGCATCTGTTCTAACTTCTAACTAGAAAATTATATTTCAGCAAAATACTTAATACAATCGAAGAAATTGACTATGCAAGTGCATACCATCTGATGTATCTAAAAAGGAGAAATTCAGGGTGGACATTATACATAGAAAAGGACAATTCTAGTTGTCTCACAAATAACCTCTTTATTACTATGTAacatcttcttttcttttctggaATCTTTTATTAGTGTCTATgtaaacaaaaccacaaaatatCTTAAAATGGATCTCTTTTCTGCAGAGTAAAGCTTCATTAATTTATGCTCATATCTTTCATAAGATTCACATATATTAAAATGTAAAGGTAAGATGAAGAAACCAGAATGCTGTACCTAACCGATtaataacagcagaaaaagcACTTATAGCTTGAAACTGGTACACAATGAGGGAAAAGTCACTAAGGATATGATTAAAAGCAGAGACTGACTGATTGATGACACCAAACTCGATTTTTCCAGAGAAATACATGGGAGCAACAACAGCAGCAGGAAGAACTTGAATGCCATAGCGGTAGCCACTGGTGAAAAAGTCCAGATTTCTAGAAGAAATCAACAGTTTCTGTAAAGTAAGAAATAATCTGTTAACAACATTCATTATCATGTTACTGTAAGTCAGAGGATGAAACTACATTACATAAATAACAACAGTTGGCTATCGAATAAAGTTACTGATTCGCAAAACCTGGTCAGTCCACCTAGATATGCCTATAATATAATAATTGTTCTGAGCTTTCAAATGTAATATTCTGTCAACTACCTCAATATTGAAGTTAAGATAATTCATACTGATCCAGTTTTTTCAATCACAAAAGAGAAAACAGAGAGAACATCTTGGTTTTACATTAAATGCAGCTTACCGTATGACATTGATTAAGAGGGAGGGATATATGCAATTAGAGAAATACAAGAAACACATTCCTTCTTATTGGCTGAAATTCATGAGCATCATGATTTAATGAGACTCATGAATTTCATCCAACAATAATCGAAGAGTGTATTTCTCGCATACCTCATGCAATAAAAACTCAAGCAACCGAGTAAATTGGACTGAATATAAATAGGGTAACATCTTGTGTCAAAATTGTTTTAATCAAGAAAAAAGTAAACAtaaatgttagaaatataatgtaAAGCCATTCATGTGTTTGTTACTCGACAACGTAAGCTTTTggaatagttggttcatgacatggtatcaaaGCCTCTATGACACTTGAATttgatgaaaaatattaatctgtatttcattgattaatacttgactgaaaactacaatatatatagactaacaaagagataaaaacaaactaaatctatctaaacctatctctatttaaatagatataatctctatttaaatagatactaatctaagatagagaaacaaatctaaactatatctctatgagataacactaataataaactatatCTAAGAGATATTCAACATTCCCCCTCAAGCTAaagcttacttagctttaagcttgtaacaaatctaacccaagaagaaaattatcttaatagatatccctTAATAATGACGGTCTTGGCGAATCTCTGAATTGAATAACCTTTCAAACTTCTAGTAAATCCATGGGCCGGCAAAAGACAACTTCTTATACTTCAAATTGAATCGTCTTTCGAACTTCTGCTAAATCCATGGGCAggcaaaagacaacttctcatacttgatctggctgaaattgatgcAAGACAAAAAACCAATTCTTCTGGAATGTAGTAGGGTAGCTGAGCCAGCAAACAAGGGcgaaaaaccagcaacaatacGCCCGAAAACAAAACAAGGCTGAAGCAACAACTCATCAACAATAACCACacagaaataaaacatacttgAGGTCGATCGATTGATGGCTTCTAAGACAAACAATGGTGTCAACTTTGACACAGACAACTCTCAAACATTAGAGAGTGGGCCAGCGCAACTCACAGTTGAAGCCCTAAAACCAGAACCAATAACTCTCAACTAGAGAGTGGGCCAGCGCAACTTGCAGCTGAAGCCCTAAACCAGAAAACCTAACAACTAGAAAACCAAACAATCGAGACGAAACAAACGAAGGTGACATTGTCACCTtcaaaaccaaattgcataaagtcAGCCAAGAGCAGTATAATAAGAGCATCTCGAACAATGAGACGCAAACAACAACTCAAGTCTCAAAAACCAATGCGGAACCTGAGCTTCAAAACAGAGTTAAAActctaaaccaaaccaaaccaaactaaaccaaaccaaaccaaaccaaaccaaacttggCCAACAATGAGAGATGACACGAGAAACGTCCAAACAGGGTCAAAACAGCAAACCCACAAACCAAACAGGGAGAGGACGACTGGATGATCACAACTGTGACGGCACAACACACGTCAAAACAGAGGATCCTTAAAACCAAACCTGGCTGATACACAAAGAGGACCAGCTAGAACAAAGCAGCGGAGAGAGCAGCGCGTGGACTTTACACGCAGAGAGATGGGAGGCACGTGAGGGCGCGTGCCTTGAAATCCGACGGTGGTGGCTGACCGTAGTCTCTAATaacacttcccctcaagctagagcatatatgtcatatgcatagcttgtaacaaatattaTTAACTCAAGAAGCCACTGCTGCcggagagagaaattcacacaacacttcccctcaagctaaagcatatatatcatatgcatagcttgtaacaaatataattaactcgAGAAGAGAAGCTACTGCCACACAATGCAATGCGGTAATCAGAAATTGTAGATACTTGAAATTCCACTTCAGCGCCTACTCCCAACGAGTAGGTAAAGACTTTGCCTTTTCAAACAATAGCAGCTTCAATGTTGGACTCTAAGAAAGAGTTGCAGTGCACATCAGATGCATACATCCATTCAACAGAAGAAATATTACCGGAGTAACCCAACACACTAATTGAGAACTTGACTGGACCAAAGAGCCACGTGGTGCTTCATTCTGGCATCATCAGAAACTTCTAATATCACCATCCCAACGCTGCAAACACAAAGTACACTATTGCTGTCATTTTCTCAAACACTTCATATTCAACAAATCAAAGTGGTGGTCAAGGTGCTACAATCACGTGAATTCCACACAACCAGTATTGTGATGAATCAATAATCCATGAAATCCACAGAATATATGAATTGATAAATCACCATTGGCATTCCATATTTCCACTTCATGTAACCAATACTCTCGCTGGCAGTGAAGAATTATTATGTCATTCCAATCCAGAATTCTTGAGTAAACAATTGTTGAATCAATTCCCACAATTTCTTCCAATCACGCGACTGCATTAAAGGAAGGAAAATCTGGAGAAAACGACATCTGGAACAGAACCAGGAAAAGAGGGCGAGCATATCTGTCCAAGCGTTGTCGAAAACGGAGCGCGCTGATGACGAGCTCCTGAGTAGATCTCACTCGCCTACAAAGAGGTGGCGCGTGACGGAAAATCTGGTGGCGGCGCTTCGGGGAAAAACGTAGATCCTTGTGTTGCGACTCCAATGTACATGTCTCCTATCAATTAGGATTAGCTTCGAAAAACGCCCGTGGAAGGATGTTGACGGGGGCTGCTAAGAAACAAGGGTCACTAAGGTTCCAAGACGAGGGAGCCATAATCATAAAGAAATGAGGCCGTAAGAAAACGGCTATAACTAACAAGCGGAAGCGAAGTACGAAAAATAAATCCAAAGAGATTTGGAAAGTAGCCATGAGGGGGGACGAGCCCCCCTCACAGCGGTTGCGCCAATAGGATCGAAActcgctctgataccaacttgaatttgatgaaaaatattaatctgtatttcattgattaatacttgactgaaaactacaatatatatagactaacaaagagataaaaacaaactaaatctatctaaacctatctctatttaaatagatataatctctatttaaatagatactaatctaagatagagaaacaaatctaaactatatctctatgagataacactaataataaactatatCTTAAGAGATATTCAACAATGACCAAGTTCGGTCCTTGTTCCCtcaattattctaataaaaaggtTCAATTTCAGCACAAGTAGGTTGGCATGCGTGTTGTCCACACTTAAGCCCAATGGGCTCTTGCATCAGAGGACGTGTTAGAGggataatataaaaccattcatgtattcattacccaacagcttaaagTTTTGAGATAGTTGGTTCATAATTATAAAGAAGAAATATCTTACAGATAGATTTTCAAAAGCACTTTTGAAGCGCTGCAGAAGAAGTTGCATTTCACTTTGTTCACCACCATAGAAAGCAATTGATTCAGCATTTTCCCGCACCCTTACAAGTCCATAACGAAAGTCTGCTTCCTTTTTCTCTTGCAAGAAATTTAAAGTCACCAGTCCCTGTCAATTTCACAGTTTCCAGTTAATAAAAATGGAACTATCTTAAAGTTCCTCTTAGTTATTGGTATGGGAAGGTAGATTTTCTtcacaaattaaattatcaCTAAGAAAAGAATGATCGACTCATTACCTTTCCAAGGTAAACACTGATAGCTGTCCCACCAATAGAGTATATGAGAAGAACAACAAAGAGGGGAGGATAGATTCCATACAAGATGTTACTGAATGAGATTAAGTCTACAGCAGCATTAAAGAGTGTCAGGGAGAAAGAAATGGCTGTCCCAGTGAAAGAACTTAGATCATCAACAATTCTCTGGTCTGGATTATCAATAATTGACTGCGACTGAAGTTTATAGAATGTCTGGTTCTTCAGATAGCGGTCCATGTAATACCTTGTCATCCAAGACCTCCATCTCAAAGAAAGAGTTTCTCGTGCATAATCTCTCAATACAAAAAACTGGAACACAATGATGAACAAGGTCAGACACACACGCAGAAGATTGGAATAAGGTACAtaccaaacaaacaaaaaaacagaaAGGTATCCATAGAGCTACATACAACATTTTGAAACCAAAAGTTTTCCATCCTTTGATAGAAAAGTTAAGAAAAAGAACAAGAGAAATACATGGAACATCAGCGCAATTGTTTAGAGACTTACGTATAGCCCTGTTGAAAGCTGTTTCAAAACCAACTAAGCTCTTAACTAAGAGAGCTTCATGAAAATTGCTATTGAACAAAGGTAATTAAGATCCCATACAttattttcctgtttatttGGGCTAATATCTTCAGTTATTCAGTATTAAATCCATGAAAATGGTAATTACTTCCTGAAATACCAAATGAAGGAAAAACAATTATAATGTCCAAGTCCTCATATGATGGATAAAGCCCCAAAAACATGGAAAAATATATTCATATATGACTGACTTAATTCACTTTTTAACTCTTCCAGTCTTTTCTCTTTCCAAATACAAGGGCAATACCCATTATTATTATCAGAAGAACTAAAGCAAAGTCTAGCAGAGCTATACCTAAGAAAGTGCAGCAATGTGCTCACCGGGATTCCTCCAGCAAAGGCACCCAAGTAGTAAAGTAGTTGCTTTGAAAATTGCTCTTGATCCTTGTCTTGCATTAATAAACTTAAACATGTTCAGTTTCTGGTTGCCACTTCATATTAGTaaataattaattgaataaCAACAACAGAAAATTTCATATACAAGCCTGCAAAACTATGTATGCCCAACTTCAAggtaaatagaaaataaagtaatgctACTAATCATACACTATTTTCAACACACACTTTAACACATTGCTTAGAAAATAATCCATTTTCAAAACTACATTGATTTTTTTAGAATATAAACCTGTAATGAGTGTGCTACAAATTGAACTAAAAAGTGTGTTACTAGAACTTACTGGCAAGTGAATTGTAGAAGTCTCTCCCCAAGAAACTGAAGCCAACACTGATTCCAGTAGTAGCCAGAGTGAGAGCAAAAACACCAGCAAGCTGCAGTCTTGCTTGAGTCTTGTCATCTGAAGACCAATAAGGAGCTGCCACTTTCCAGAATCTTCTAAAAAGTGTCTGCAGATCAGGACTCTCACCCTCTGCAACCACACCATCACTTCCTTCTCCCTTTTGCTTCTGTTCCTGCACTTCCCAACACAGTTTTCCAATTTATTAACACCACCCCATCAACCAAACCCTTCACAAAATCTAAACTTGTTGCCTAACATACCTCATAGAGGTTATTTTACCCCATTCTAGTGGACCAAAACaatgatttataaaaaaaattataaaaaaatttaaaaatgcaaACTTTCTAACTCATTTATCATAAACATTGATTGATTAACAACCCCAATGAACagaaaaagtaaaaggaaaagaaaacctTATCTGGGTCAGGTGGCAATGGAGCTGGTGATGTTGCAGAATTGGAGACAAATGTGCTCCATTTCCTTCTTCTGAAAATTCTTCCATTTCCAGTGGAAACAGGCATGATGGGCAGTTGGGAAAATGGGGTAAGCACACTCAAACCAAGATGAAGCTGGACATGGTGATGGAATGAAGGGTTGGATTTATAGGCGGAGGAAATGATAAAATGAGGGTGTGTTACATGTTGAGTCAGCAaattcattgttttttttttatatatatttttcctttCTGGGTGTTCACAGTTTGGTTCAACAAACTATGAAATATGCATAACCAACAACATTCTTTGTGGCTATGGCTACTGAAAATGAGGCATTTCTTTCGAGTGTACTGGCAAGTTACAGTGTTAGTTGTGTTGCGAATTGTGAGTTTGTATGTGTATTGATTGAGTGATGATGGTGCAGTGGTCTTAGTGAAGAGGAAAATTTGGAGCCGCATATATAATAGTTGAATTATCCGGACGTTAGGATTTGCTTGCGATCCACATGTTGCCACGCAAAGAATGGAATCCTGTGGAAGCATGTAATCTTAAGAGGTTaacttaaatcttaatcttaattAACAAACAAGTAAAGCTGAAAGTGCGATGAAAATGGCTAGCATCTGAGTAGCGTACTATAGTACCTATTCTCATACCCACAAGTACCTATTTCCATTGTTCCATACCCAACTGGATAGTAAAATGAATGTCATGTACCTCTAAATACTTATATGTTCGTACTCATTATCCGCAATAATCAAAATTTTGGCCCCATTTGAGGTAGTTTTTggctttattttttaaaattaaagaaaaaaactagttttcagtttttgtttttttgtgtttttaaaAACTTGTCAACTTTGTAAATTCACAATAGTCAAACAATTATCAACTTTGTGAATCCACGACAATGAGTGGTAGCAGCGACATGAAAATAGAGGGGTCATATAACAACGATGATAGAGTTTCGATGTTACCTAACAGCGGTGACGTTAGCAGTtatgatggtggagggtggtggtggcagaaAACTATGGTGGAGGCTGATGGTGGAAGCAGCGAGAACTATGGTGGAGGTGGCAGTAGTGGTCGTGTTGGGGATAGTGTCGCCAGTGGAGGTGGTAGTGCCAACATCAATAGCGGCGGTGGTGACAGTGGAAGTGGTTGTAGCGACAGTGAAGGTGTGGTGGTGGAGAGGGTGTTACCTGGTGGTCAAGATGATGATGGCCGTGGTAGCAACGTGGTGGTTATGgcaggcggtggtggtggtggaggtggtggttgcAATGGAgtcggcggtggtggtggaggtgaaaGTGGTGGCGTTGGAGGGTGGTGGGAGCAGCAGTAGAGCCGGTGGcgatggtggaggtggtggtggcccAGGTGACAATGGTGAAGGGTGTAAAGGCAGTGGTGGAGGTGGTAGTGGCggtgaagggtggtggtggcggcgaaaGATGGTGGTTGTAGTAGCGACAACTATGGTGGAGGTGGCGACAGTGGTCGTGTTGGGGGTGGTGACGTAAGTGGAGGTGGTGGTTGCCAACGTcaatggcggtggtggtgacggtggaggTGGTTGTAGTGGAAATGAAGGTGTGATCGTGGAGAGGTTGTTACCCGGTGGtcgtgatgatgatggtggtggcagtggcgtGGTGAATGTCAAACATACTTCAAGAGTGTGATTTCTAaggattgaaagaaaaaatttaaacaCAAGTCGAGgctaaatttaattttgaattagCTTTGATGGATTTTAGCTACGGTTGCGCATACACACTTCACCATGGGATCTGAACCCATCCCATCACACAAGGTCAACCTTAACTTCTGACGACACATTTTTTGTTCCAAAATTCACTTTTAAACTATGGAGCACGGACTCCGACACAACACGACCCTGCGACACagctaaaatcccaaaagcaagagattgggatattgcatgctttgatgttttctttgtaaaaagaAAATCTATCTACTTGTTTTTAccctcttatttttttttttttgataggcaataagaattatattgaatagaagtacaaggggtacttcaacccaatacaaaggaGAGAAGAGACAGGTAAAGAACTAACAAATACAGACAAAGATCCTACAACAACAAAACTACCCCACCTAATACTTCCAAGAAAATAGACTTCACAAAaaaagcctcattaaaaccttgctaggataaaacccccttgggaaaacctagcaaggaaaaagagtaccaattTTACAAAGCCAAGAGAGTATCTTCAAGGAAGCTTACAAAAAATTCTAATAAACCACCCTAAACTCAGCTGCCAAGTCTTGCATCCAATTCAGTTCATAGCTTAGTAATTTTTTCATACTATACTCCACTCTTAAAATtatctattttttaaaaaaatactagtGTCAAGAAATGTCCAGCAAGATCGAAGAAGTGTCGGCTTAAATGTCTGAGCCGAAAAATACCTTTTTAATTAGACACACCGCGAAAAAGTATCTGACATGTGTCGTGTAGATGTCGTATAAGTGTCAATGTTATGTCGGTGACATGTGTCGTGTAGATGTCGTATAAGTGTCAATGTCATGTCGGGCACCTCCCGCTCCCGGTGTCCGAACCGGCACCTCCCGGGAGGTGTCCGTGCTTTATAGCTTTTAAACAATCAGTGTTGACACAAAGCCAACACTAATGCACAGAATTTAGCATCTTCTTGTGGCGGGACACATTTGCAAACATACTATAGTGAAGGCTTCAGCGCCCTGCTTACAATTGTTCAAGGGCTATTGACTCTAGATGGGACGTGGGATGAGGATACACCGCACGTGTGCCCTCAATCAGGGTTGGTTGTGAGGATGTAGGGAGGTTGTTTTCTGGGCTACTGGTTGAGTTTTCAATTAATCAATCATCCAGTTGCAAACGGTCATTTGTCCAAAAATTTACTTATCTTTGACaacctggtgtcaccaatggaCATATCACATATTTTACAGGACAAGAACTTTAAAAGGTTGTATCATGTCACAATAAAATATCAGGAAAGAAATTAAAGCCAGTGAATCAACTATCAAGGGATTGAGTGAATAACAACTTGCTATATATATCATTAACCACTTCATCATTACATCCCATTATTCCATAAAACTTTCACCACATAGATAATTACACAGGAAGCATCATACTACAGTTTCATCCGCAAAAATCCTAACAGAAAACACAGAAAGATAAAGTGACTCAGGAATTACATAAGCACCATGCATATATATATGTGGTAGGTTAATTAATTAGCCAGTGCCTGTAACACCAAGGTCTTGCTTATTCTCATCTTTACCAGCACCAAACACTGGACCACCTTTGCCTGCAGGATCATTGACCTTCTCCTGCAACTTATCGACTTGAATGCTACCTTGATCCTCCTTTGAACGCAGGTCAGTCCTTGTTCGATTTGCTCCTCCTTCTACTGATTCATATGTGGTTGCTGTCAATGACTCCTTTGGTTGTGCTCCTTGTGCCCCTGACATCTTTTGTGATCTCCTTGTTCTTACTTCTTAGCCTTTCACCTTTTGTGCCTTACAATTTTTAACACTTCTTATGCAATTTTATAGTACATCCAATCTAACTATATTTATATAAAGAGTTGCAAACTGGCGGAAATGCAACTTCTACCGAGATCAACCCACGTGGAATGTAAGCATGCCATGGAGTTACACGTGTGCTAATAACTAGTGCCAAGTGGCGccagtgtttttattttttgccaCGTTTCAACCTTTTTTATATAGAACTTTTGTAGTTTTTGTGTTCTTTGGAACATCATATTATCCTTGAGGCAAATTGTTATAGGGGGCTTTTATAGGTATGACCGCAAACAAAGGCATAAaagggagaaaaaaaattatgggttaAATATATTTCTTAAGTCATGTAAAATTAGGGTCATTTGAATCTCATccatctaaaaaaaattatagtaatttttaatttctaaCATTTTTTAAATAGGAGAAATTAGTCATTATCAAACTCTTAATGGCGATTTTTGTGCAATAATGACGATTTTTAGCCGTCACAACATATTTATTTCAAGTTTTATTGGCGGTTAAACGGCCACGAAATGAACTGAGTGACTAATttcataaattttattaatgtCACATTTTTTTAGAGAATCAAAACTAATTCttacatattttatattttataggaactaaaatatatttaacccaaaatctATTCACATTCCATTAAGTgtgaaaagagaaaggaaaGTAAATATGTGGTATTTGATATAATTGAAAGAGGAGaaaaatagatagaaaatgaCTATCAAGTGCATAGATCAACTGGGTTGATCTAGCTTAAGTAAAAAGTTTTGAGTTTGAGTCCCTATGGATGCAACTGCGTTAAATAATTGACAGGGTGAATTTTTGTGCCCAT
This portion of the Lotus japonicus ecotype B-129 chromosome 3, LjGifu_v1.2 genome encodes:
- the LOC130748924 gene encoding uncharacterized protein LOC130748924, with translation MSGAQGAQPKESLTATTYESVEGGANRTRTDLRSKEDQGSIQVDKLQEKVNDPAGKGGPVFGAGKDENKQDLGVTGTG
- the LOC130743680 gene encoding uncharacterized protein LOC130743680; this translates as MSGSSDMKIEGSYNNDDRVSMLPNSGDVSSYDGGGWWWQKTMVEADGGSSENYGGGGSSGRVGDSVASGGGSANINSGGGDSGSGCSDSEGVVVERVLPGGQDDDGRGSNVVVMAGGGGGGGGGCNGVGGGGGGESGGVGGWWEQQ
- the LOC130748572 gene encoding ABC transporter D family member 2, chloroplastic, encoding MNLLTQHVTHPHFIISSAYKSNPSFHHHVQLHLGLSVLTPFSQLPIMPVSTGNGRIFRRRKWSTFVSNSATSPAPLPPDPDKEQKQKGEGSDGVVAEGESPDLQTLFRRFWKVAAPYWSSDDKTQARLQLAGVFALTLATTGISVGFSFLGRDFYNSLANKDQEQFSKQLLYYLGAFAGGIPFFVLRDYARETLSLRWRSWMTRYYMDRYLKNQTFYKLQSQSIIDNPDQRIVDDLSSFTGTAISFSLTLFNAAVDLISFSNILYGIYPPLFVVLLIYSIGGTAISVYLGKGLVTLNFLQEKKEADFRYGLVRVRENAESIAFYGGEQSEMQLLLQRFKSAFENLSKLLISSRNLDFFTSGYRYGIQVLPAAVVAPMYFSGKIEFGVINQSVSAFNHILSDFSLIVYQFQAISAFSAVINRLGEFDDILDRSNSKSLSDTLEDIEITYKDIRSSTTLESNGSTPPEKYETLLEIENLILKTPSESTLIRDLSLSIKEKDNLLVMGPSGSGKTSLLRAMAGLWKTGTGKVTYYVKGGVDPEQSICSDVDTPVIKTSNDTYDDRGKSISRKSSIFFLPQKPYMVLGTLRQQLLYPTWADGLVSVSDSASEKNVLPFLTNNPNSDNMSDVHMKPTSDELIKVLEDVRLGYLLARFSLDSTHEWSSVLSLGEQQRLAFARLLLSKPQLILLDESTSALDEDNEVHLYQKIAAAGITYISVGHRSTLYDYHSKVLRISTLDSKDERPNWCIEPSSREPSLK